A single Candidatus Limnocylindrales bacterium DNA region contains:
- a CDS encoding acyl-CoA dehydrogenase family protein: protein MDFGLSEDQQLFAQSLRGFLSDRVPMDRVRTVMESASGHDAVLIAQLAEQGVTGILVPEKHGGSGLGLLDAAIAAQELGRAATPFSFHSAAVVAPLLLAQAGNEELTGPWLSRIAEGKALIGLALAAPALRGGTLSGTVGFAMDAASADALLVVAGSGSDTRVLLLPRDTPGMTVTALSTVDDTRRVAEVGFENVAAEGHVLELADAATAVERAVDAGRVVLAADALGAAERSLELAVQYALTREQFGRVIGSFQAVKHMCAEVFAEVEPVRSLLWYAAFAWDDGREDAATMAALVKSHGTEAATEATTTCIQVYGGMGFTYECDMHVWFKRAGYDRQMLGGPSALREKAAAALIA, encoded by the coding sequence GTGGACTTCGGACTATCGGAGGATCAGCAGCTCTTCGCGCAGTCTCTTCGCGGGTTCCTGTCCGACCGCGTTCCCATGGACCGCGTTCGCACAGTCATGGAAAGCGCCAGCGGCCACGACGCCGTTTTGATCGCGCAGCTGGCCGAGCAGGGCGTGACGGGCATTCTCGTCCCGGAGAAGCACGGGGGCAGCGGCCTGGGGCTGCTGGATGCAGCCATCGCGGCGCAGGAGCTGGGACGGGCGGCCACGCCGTTCTCCTTTCACAGCGCCGCCGTCGTAGCGCCGCTGCTGCTCGCGCAGGCGGGCAACGAAGAGCTGACGGGACCGTGGCTGTCGCGCATTGCCGAAGGCAAGGCGCTGATCGGGCTTGCTCTTGCCGCACCGGCGCTGCGCGGCGGCACGTTGAGCGGGACGGTCGGCTTCGCGATGGACGCGGCCTCGGCCGATGCTCTGCTGGTCGTTGCCGGCAGCGGTTCCGACACGCGCGTGCTGCTGCTGCCGCGCGACACTCCGGGCATGACGGTGACCGCGCTCTCGACGGTCGACGACACGAGGCGCGTCGCCGAGGTCGGTTTCGAGAACGTCGCCGCCGAAGGGCATGTCCTCGAGCTTGCCGACGCCGCGACGGCGGTGGAACGCGCGGTGGATGCGGGTCGCGTCGTGCTGGCGGCCGATGCGCTTGGCGCCGCCGAGCGCTCGCTCGAGCTGGCCGTCCAATACGCGTTGACACGCGAGCAGTTCGGCCGCGTGATCGGCTCGTTCCAGGCCGTCAAGCACATGTGCGCGGAGGTCTTTGCGGAGGTCGAGCCGGTGCGGTCGCTGCTGTGGTATGCCGCCTTTGCGTGGGACGATGGCCGCGAAGACGCGGCCACGATGGCGGCGCTGGTGAAATCGCACGGGACCGAGGCTGCCACGGAGGCCACCACTACCTGCATCCAGGTGTACGGCGGCATGGGCTTCACCTACGAGTGCGACATGCACGTGTGGTTCAAGCGTGCCGGCTACGACCGCCAGATGCTCGGCGGCCCCTCGGCGCTGCGCGAGAAGGCGGCCGCCGCTCTGATCGCCTGA
- a CDS encoding enoyl-CoA hydratase-related protein, with protein sequence MSYEFITVETQGRILIVTINRPESFNSLHPPANIEMGQAFDDFAANDDLWVAIVTGAGEKAFSAGNDLKWTAQNQGKLEIPPRGFGGLTSRFDLWKPVIAAVNGVALGGGFEIALACDIIIASSNAKLGLPEPRVGLAALATGMHRLPRQIGLKNAMGLMLTGRHIDAAEAHRLGLVQEVTEPGKALERALAWANEILECAPLSVRATKQVATLSLGRPLEEAVKAHYPAVSELFQSEDFVEGPRAFAEKRKPNWKGR encoded by the coding sequence ATGAGCTACGAATTCATTACGGTCGAAACGCAAGGCCGCATCCTCATCGTCACCATAAACCGGCCCGAGTCGTTCAACTCGTTGCATCCGCCCGCCAACATCGAGATGGGACAGGCCTTCGACGACTTCGCGGCCAACGATGACCTGTGGGTCGCCATCGTCACCGGCGCCGGCGAGAAGGCGTTCTCGGCGGGGAACGATTTGAAGTGGACGGCGCAGAACCAGGGCAAGCTCGAGATCCCGCCGCGCGGCTTCGGAGGCCTGACCAGCCGCTTCGATCTGTGGAAGCCCGTCATCGCCGCCGTCAACGGCGTCGCGCTCGGTGGCGGGTTCGAGATCGCGCTCGCCTGCGACATCATCATCGCCTCCTCGAACGCCAAGCTCGGCCTGCCCGAGCCGCGCGTGGGACTGGCCGCGCTCGCCACCGGCATGCACCGCCTGCCGCGTCAGATCGGCCTGAAGAACGCCATGGGCTTGATGCTGACCGGCCGCCACATCGACGCGGCCGAGGCACACCGTCTCGGCCTGGTTCAGGAAGTGACCGAGCCAGGCAAGGCGCTCGAGCGCGCACTGGCGTGGGCCAACGAGATCCTGGAGTGCGCGCCGCTGTCGGTGCGCGCGACCAAGCAGGTCGCCACGCTCAGCCTCGGCCGTCCGCTCGAGGAGGCCGTCAAGGCGCACTACCCCGCGGTCAGCGAGCTGTTCCAATCCGAAGACTTCGTGGAAGGCCCGCGCGCTTTTGCAGAAAAGAGAAAGCCGAACTGGAAGGGGCGCTGA
- a CDS encoding prepilin peptidase codes for MIILFAILFGLIVGSFLNVAIYRMPDDESVVTPPSHCRRCKEPIAWYDNVPVLSYFLLRGRCRSCGDRFSARYPLVEALTGLLFGVIVACGLPPRETALYLALTSALIVITFIDIDYFIIPDRITLPSLLVAPAAAFFVGHVPLSSSLAGIVIGGGLLWAFGWAYERMRGQEGMGFGDVKLLAMIGGFLGWQAPLFSLMVGAITGSIIGLFLMLARKGKLDMAIPFGPFLAFGAFLYMIAGPQVVELYLEHVSLF; via the coding sequence GTGATCATCCTCTTCGCAATTCTCTTCGGCCTCATCGTCGGCAGCTTCCTGAACGTGGCGATTTACCGCATGCCCGATGACGAGTCGGTGGTCACGCCGCCTTCGCACTGCCGAAGGTGCAAGGAGCCGATCGCCTGGTACGACAACGTCCCGGTCCTCAGCTACTTCCTCCTGCGCGGCCGCTGCCGGTCCTGCGGCGACCGCTTCTCGGCGCGCTATCCGCTCGTGGAGGCGCTGACGGGGCTGCTGTTCGGCGTGATCGTCGCGTGCGGCCTGCCGCCGCGCGAGACGGCGCTGTACCTGGCACTGACGTCGGCGCTGATCGTCATCACGTTCATCGACATCGACTACTTCATCATTCCCGATCGCATCACGCTGCCTTCGCTCCTGGTCGCGCCGGCGGCCGCCTTCTTCGTCGGGCACGTTCCGCTGAGCAGCTCGCTGGCCGGCATCGTCATCGGCGGCGGCCTGCTGTGGGCGTTCGGCTGGGCCTACGAGCGCATGCGCGGGCAGGAGGGAATGGGTTTCGGCGACGTCAAGCTGCTGGCGATGATCGGCGGCTTCCTGGGATGGCAGGCGCCCCTGTTCAGTCTCATGGTGGGCGCCATCACCGGCTCCATCATCGGGCTGTTCCTGATGCTGGCGCGCAAGGGAAAGCTCGACATGGCGATACCGTTCGGGCCCTTCCTCGCCTTCGGAGCGTTCCTGTACATGATCGCAGGTCCGCAGGTCGTCGAGCTCTACCTCGAGCACGTCTCGCTGTTCTGA
- a CDS encoding type II secretion system protein, giving the protein MKAPATASSRNARARHAGEVGAPSALATHAHRGFSLLELLVVVAILGILVAAALPRFSEFRAAAYDTRSQQDLRNLAAAQELFRATNAHYASDATDLSGFSVSEGVELSIDSADETAWAATATHPAGAREFHWDSSTDPPMTSTPR; this is encoded by the coding sequence ATGAAGGCACCTGCGACCGCATCATCACGGAACGCGCGCGCGCGGCACGCCGGCGAGGTCGGCGCACCGTCGGCCCTGGCCACGCACGCGCACCGCGGCTTCAGCCTGCTCGAGCTGCTCGTCGTCGTAGCCATACTCGGCATTCTGGTGGCGGCCGCGCTGCCTCGGTTCAGCGAGTTTCGCGCCGCCGCCTACGACACGCGCTCGCAGCAGGACCTGCGCAACCTGGCGGCCGCGCAGGAGCTGTTTCGCGCCACCAACGCCCACTACGCCTCCGATGCCACCGACCTGTCCGGCTTCAGCGTCTCCGAAGGAGTGGAGCTGTCGATCGATTCCGCCGACGAAACCGCATGGGCGGCAACGGCCACGCATCCGGCAGGCGCACGCGAATTCCACTGGGACAGCAGCACCGATCCGCCGATGACTTCCACTCCGCGCTGA
- a CDS encoding type II secretion system F family protein — protein sequence MRLTRSRAPVAGGASKADARQLRLRRRTHGAAAAAARRRPVSRREAAAAIARIAALTASGMTTSEAIASSARGGNVCLTRLNTAVQRGTALSAAMQADDLPFRDVEVAVVRAGEAGGAAARALMLLASQMEQQSAGARRLVSALSYPCLLVAGALAALAFLSISVLPAFTSLYSDRGAELPATTRMLLAFGVWVQRNAIVVAAWLAAAVGAAAVARARSRRCRRLFDLALLRLPVLRGLTAPRQLHSACALIAVLLDAGCELEEALRLAASAADNSVISGRLSRCLRSLRRGAPMSRCWNAALLDRSGDATALLEIAEATGDYASAFTRLAALEGAAADHALSRLCRLAEPAAVVVMAAAVGGGVMALYQPMLGSASLLLGGTS from the coding sequence ATGCGCCTGACGCGTTCCCGCGCTCCCGTGGCGGGCGGCGCCTCGAAAGCCGATGCGCGCCAGCTGCGCCTGCGTCGGCGCACGCACGGCGCGGCAGCGGCCGCAGCTCGGCGCCGTCCCGTCAGCCGCCGCGAGGCCGCGGCGGCGATCGCGCGCATCGCCGCCTTGACCGCCTCCGGAATGACCACCAGCGAAGCCATCGCCTCCTCGGCGCGCGGCGGCAATGTCTGTCTGACGCGCCTGAACACGGCCGTGCAACGGGGCACGGCGCTGTCGGCGGCGATGCAGGCCGACGACCTTCCCTTTCGCGACGTCGAGGTCGCCGTGGTGCGCGCCGGCGAGGCCGGCGGCGCCGCGGCACGTGCACTCATGCTGCTCGCCTCGCAGATGGAGCAGCAGTCGGCCGGCGCGCGGCGCCTCGTGTCGGCGCTGTCGTACCCGTGCCTGCTGGTCGCCGGAGCGTTGGCCGCGCTGGCGTTCCTTTCGATCTCGGTTCTTCCTGCCTTTACCAGCCTCTACTCCGACCGCGGCGCCGAGCTGCCGGCGACGACGCGAATGCTGCTGGCCTTCGGCGTCTGGGTTCAGCGCAATGCCATCGTCGTCGCTGCGTGGCTGGCGGCTGCGGTCGGTGCCGCGGCGGTCGCTCGGGCGCGCAGCCGCCGCTGCCGCCGCCTCTTCGACCTGGCCTTGCTGCGGCTTCCCGTGCTGCGTGGGCTGACGGCGCCGCGGCAGCTTCACTCGGCTTGCGCGCTGATTGCCGTCCTCCTGGACGCGGGCTGCGAGCTCGAGGAGGCGCTGCGTCTTGCCGCCTCGGCAGCCGACAACAGCGTGATTTCCGGGCGCCTGTCGCGCTGCCTGCGCTCGTTGCGGCGCGGCGCCCCGATGTCGCGCTGCTGGAACGCGGCGCTGCTCGACCGCAGCGGCGATGCCACCGCGCTGCTGGAGATCGCCGAGGCCACCGGCGACTACGCGTCCGCATTCACGCGGCTGGCGGCGCTCGAAGGCGCCGCTGCCGATCACGCGTTGTCGCGCCTGTGCCGCCTGGCCGAGCCGGCGGCAGTCGTCGTCATGGCGGCGGCCGTGGGCGGCGGCGTGATGGCGCTGTATCAGCCGATGCTCGGATCGGCCTCGCTCCTGCTTGGAGGGACATCATGA
- a CDS encoding GspE/PulE family protein, protein MRLLDAYLTAAASAEASDLHFEPDREGLRVRMRIDGHLRDLEPPPAALVPSLLARIRLLSRVDLAERRVPQDGRFSFESGRRRVDVRAAFLPVARGEKIALRLLPHGNAARTLEELGMEPAQRASLDRALSRSNGLVIVAGPTGSGKSTTLYAALSHLRRPSRSIVSVEDPVELDVEGVSQVPVDEDVGRTFAVALRALLRQDPDVLMIGEIRDADSARIACRAALTGHLVLSSVHASHAREALLRMPEMGVPDYLVRATISLVIAQRLVRRLCSHCHSTAAVPSAHGRLFALAGLRAPAAVAAPVGCDRCDGVGFRGRLALFEVAACAELAPEPFAAGSLGACGLSHVLAGETSLGETLAHCPQPGEEKGPSCA, encoded by the coding sequence GTGCGCCTCCTGGACGCCTACCTGACGGCCGCGGCCAGCGCCGAGGCATCCGACCTTCACTTCGAGCCGGACCGCGAAGGTCTGCGCGTGCGCATGCGCATCGACGGTCACCTGCGCGACCTCGAGCCGCCGCCGGCGGCGCTCGTGCCGTCCCTTCTCGCCCGCATCCGCCTTCTTTCGCGCGTGGACCTGGCCGAACGACGCGTACCTCAGGATGGACGCTTCAGCTTCGAGTCGGGCCGGAGGCGCGTGGACGTGCGCGCGGCGTTCCTGCCGGTGGCCCGAGGCGAAAAGATCGCCTTGCGGCTCCTCCCCCACGGCAACGCCGCGCGCACGCTCGAAGAGCTCGGAATGGAACCGGCGCAGCGCGCGAGCCTCGACCGCGCGCTGTCACGTTCGAACGGCCTGGTCATCGTGGCTGGCCCCACGGGCAGCGGGAAGTCCACCACGCTCTATGCCGCGCTATCACATCTGCGGCGCCCGTCGCGCTCCATCGTCAGCGTCGAGGATCCGGTCGAGCTCGACGTCGAAGGGGTCTCGCAGGTGCCGGTCGACGAGGACGTCGGCCGCACGTTCGCGGTCGCTCTGCGCGCGCTCCTGCGCCAGGACCCGGACGTGCTGATGATCGGAGAGATCCGCGACGCCGACAGCGCGCGCATCGCCTGCCGCGCGGCGCTGACGGGACACCTCGTGCTGTCGAGCGTGCACGCCAGCCATGCCCGCGAGGCGCTGCTGCGCATGCCGGAGATGGGAGTGCCCGACTACCTGGTGCGCGCGACCATCTCTCTGGTCATCGCGCAGCGCCTGGTGCGGCGGCTGTGCTCGCACTGCCACAGCACGGCGGCAGTGCCGAGCGCGCACGGGCGTCTCTTCGCACTGGCGGGGCTGCGCGCGCCGGCGGCGGTGGCGGCACCGGTGGGCTGCGATCGTTGCGACGGCGTCGGCTTTCGCGGCCGGCTCGCGCTGTTCGAGGTTGCCGCGTGCGCGGAGCTGGCCCCCGAGCCGTTCGCCGCCGGCAGCCTCGGCGCCTGCGGCCTCTCGCACGTGCTGGCCGGCGAGACGTCGCTCGGCGAGACGCTCGCGCACTGCCCGCAGCCCGGCGAGGAGAAGGGTCCGTCATGCGCCTGA
- a CDS encoding TraB/GumN family protein, whose translation MQRTATSALALLLLVCAPAVTGAQETARELTTPGTGDARPGDVVPAVPAAPPAPALNEHPQSEPKNTGVLLWKVTSSSATVYLLGSIHVASADLYPLDPRIRNAFHASSVLVTELDVSPVGKEQSKRLLEVYGTYPQGDSLDRHIDASTRQALERIIEERKDSPELSDIWKMRPWYAYLTLTNVALAAAGYKAEWGIEEHLRRMAGRKKVETLETMLDQVAIFRDMPEEAQLASLEHAVRNMHELPAAIQRAQDAWKRGDGERITDLVVEPLRRANPMLYDRLFTQRNRKMTEAVERYLSGTGTYFVVVGSGHLLGRDSILAMLAEKGHRAVQL comes from the coding sequence ATGCAGAGGACCGCAACTTCCGCCCTCGCCCTTCTGCTGCTCGTCTGCGCCCCCGCCGTCACCGGCGCGCAAGAGACTGCGCGCGAACTGACGACGCCCGGAACCGGCGACGCGCGTCCGGGCGATGTCGTCCCGGCGGTGCCGGCGGCACCGCCTGCCCCAGCTCTGAACGAGCACCCGCAGTCGGAGCCGAAGAACACCGGCGTGCTGCTGTGGAAGGTGACGTCGAGCTCGGCCACCGTCTACCTGCTCGGCTCCATCCACGTCGCCAGCGCCGATCTGTACCCGCTCGATCCGCGCATCCGCAACGCCTTTCATGCTTCCAGCGTGCTGGTGACCGAGCTCGACGTCTCGCCGGTGGGGAAAGAGCAGTCCAAGCGCCTGCTGGAAGTCTACGGAACCTATCCGCAAGGCGACTCGCTGGACCGCCACATCGACGCCTCCACGCGCCAGGCGCTGGAGCGGATCATCGAGGAGCGCAAGGACTCCCCCGAGCTGTCCGACATCTGGAAGATGCGTCCGTGGTACGCCTACCTGACGCTGACGAACGTGGCGCTGGCGGCGGCCGGCTACAAGGCCGAGTGGGGAATCGAAGAGCACCTTCGGCGGATGGCCGGCCGGAAGAAGGTCGAGACGCTGGAGACCATGCTCGATCAGGTCGCCATCTTCCGTGACATGCCCGAGGAGGCGCAGCTGGCGTCGCTCGAGCACGCCGTGCGCAACATGCACGAGCTGCCGGCAGCCATTCAGCGCGCGCAGGATGCCTGGAAGCGCGGCGACGGCGAGCGTATCACCGATCTGGTCGTGGAGCCGCTGCGGCGTGCCAACCCCATGCTCTACGATCGCCTGTTCACGCAGCGCAATCGCAAGATGACCGAAGCCGTCGAGCGGTACCTCAGCGGCACGGGCACCTACTTCGTCGTCGTCGGCAGCGGCCACCTGCTCGGCCGCGACAGCATCCTGGCAATGCTGGCGGAGAAGGGACACCGGGCGGTGCAGCTGTAG
- a CDS encoding ATP-binding protein has product MDELRLIRERLRAMDDPLRLLELLFAHAPIGLQIYDASGKSLLVNRAFRDMFGAEPPPDYNVFRDENLERRGGMLAVRQAFAGHTGRFGPFWYDARQLEHVRVTYARRVAIDVVTLPLPDSHGNIPHIALLFTDVTAAITATDSVQRSERRFRALIEHATEGTALVGANGMLLYRSPAVARILGHDPESGIGEPAYGNVCREDLPALMQALGEVIGKHGATARARYRLRHADGSWRWVDSAITNLVDDEAVGALVFNYRDITEHKLAEEENRRLAVDLERRVAERTFELAAIARDLESFTYSVSHDLRAPLRSISGFTRLLLDEHAAALDDEGRQYLQAVNDRAVTMDRLIDDLLAFARLGRQSLNKQPVETLALAREALKIACAGLPESEVVITLGDLPPCTADPALLRQVFVNLLSNAVKYSRARRPAAIEVGAAARDGAVVYFIRDNGIGFEMEYAQKIFGVFQRLHGASEYEGTGVGLAIVRRIIERHGGKIWAESEPGAGATFYWKLPPE; this is encoded by the coding sequence ATGGACGAACTGAGGCTGATTCGAGAGCGCCTGCGGGCGATGGACGATCCGCTGCGCCTGCTCGAGCTGCTGTTCGCGCACGCGCCCATCGGCCTGCAGATCTATGACGCCAGCGGCAAGTCGCTCCTGGTCAACCGCGCCTTCCGCGACATGTTCGGAGCCGAGCCGCCGCCTGACTACAACGTCTTTCGCGACGAAAACCTCGAGCGCCGCGGCGGCATGCTGGCCGTTCGGCAGGCCTTCGCCGGCCACACCGGGCGCTTCGGGCCGTTCTGGTACGATGCCAGGCAGCTCGAGCACGTGCGCGTTACGTACGCGCGGCGAGTGGCCATCGACGTCGTCACGCTTCCGCTGCCCGATTCGCACGGCAACATCCCGCACATCGCGCTTCTGTTCACCGACGTCACGGCCGCCATCACCGCCACCGACTCGGTCCAGCGCAGCGAGCGCCGCTTCCGCGCCCTGATCGAGCACGCCACCGAAGGCACCGCGCTCGTCGGTGCCAACGGCATGCTGCTCTACCGCAGCCCGGCGGTTGCACGCATTCTCGGCCACGATCCGGAGTCCGGCATCGGGGAGCCCGCCTATGGCAACGTATGCCGTGAAGACCTTCCCGCGCTGATGCAGGCTCTCGGCGAAGTCATCGGCAAGCACGGCGCAACGGCTCGCGCCCGCTACCGCCTGCGCCACGCCGACGGCAGCTGGCGATGGGTCGATTCGGCCATCACCAATCTCGTCGACGACGAAGCGGTCGGAGCGCTGGTGTTCAACTACCGCGACATCACCGAGCACAAGCTCGCCGAGGAGGAGAACCGGCGTCTGGCCGTCGACCTGGAGCGGCGGGTGGCCGAGCGGACGTTCGAGCTGGCGGCCATCGCGCGCGATCTCGAGAGCTTCACCTACTCCGTCTCGCACGATCTTCGCGCCCCGCTGCGCAGCATCTCGGGCTTTACGCGCCTGCTCCTGGACGAGCACGCAGCGGCTCTCGACGATGAGGGCCGCCAGTACCTGCAGGCGGTCAACGATCGGGCTGTCACGATGGACCGTCTCATCGACGATCTGCTCGCGTTTGCGCGTCTGGGACGGCAATCGCTGAACAAGCAGCCCGTCGAGACGCTCGCGCTGGCGCGCGAGGCGCTGAAGATCGCGTGCGCCGGCCTGCCGGAAAGCGAGGTGGTCATCACGCTGGGCGATCTGCCCCCGTGCACGGCCGATCCGGCGCTGCTGCGCCAGGTGTTCGTCAACCTGTTGAGCAACGCGGTCAAGTACAGCCGCGCGCGCCGCCCCGCGGCCATCGAGGTGGGCGCGGCTGCCCGCGACGGCGCGGTCGTCTACTTCATTCGCGACAACGGCATCGGCTTCGAGATGGAGTACGCGCAGAAGATCTTCGGGGTCTTCCAGCGGCTGCACGGCGCGTCCGAATACGAAGGCACGGGCGTCGGTCTTGCCATCGTGCGGCGCATCATCGAAAGACACGGCGGCAAGATCTGGGCCGAAAGCGAGCCCGGCGCCGGAGCCACCTTCTACTGGAAGCTGCCGCCCGAATAG
- the aroE gene encoding shikimate dehydrogenase, protein MRGRRSSAAPARRPAPARASVEGTTRVVGILGDPVDHSLSPRMHNAAYAELGLDFVYVPFRASSRGLRDAVRAMKTLGIVGFNVTVPYKEAVVRLVDRLTDTASAIGAVNTVYREGDDIVGDNTDAEGFHRALLAHDFRSRAKRALVIGAGGSARAIVHALLAHDAAEIVLANRTVAKARKLARHFESGRRLRAAGLEVLGDADFLASRHLVINCTPVGLHGGSFLPYRPEKTSAGCVHFDLAYGGTLTPFLRLAHQARRPVIDGRHMLVHQGAIAFRRFTGRTAPVGVMLAAVGVPPLV, encoded by the coding sequence ATGCGCGGCCGGCGAAGCAGCGCGGCGCCGGCTCGTCGGCCGGCGCCGGCTCGTGCGAGCGTCGAGGGCACCACGCGCGTGGTGGGCATCCTCGGCGATCCGGTCGATCACTCGCTTTCACCGCGCATGCACAACGCGGCCTACGCCGAGCTGGGACTGGATTTCGTCTACGTTCCCTTCCGCGCCTCCTCGCGCGGCCTTCGCGACGCCGTGCGCGCGATGAAGACGCTCGGCATCGTCGGCTTCAACGTCACCGTGCCTTACAAGGAAGCCGTCGTCCGCCTGGTCGATCGCCTCACGGACACGGCCAGCGCCATCGGCGCGGTCAACACGGTCTATCGCGAGGGCGACGATATCGTCGGCGACAACACCGACGCCGAGGGCTTCCACCGCGCACTGCTCGCGCACGACTTCCGCTCACGCGCCAAACGCGCCCTCGTCATCGGCGCCGGCGGAAGCGCTCGCGCGATCGTGCATGCGCTGCTGGCGCATGACGCCGCCGAGATCGTGCTCGCCAACCGCACCGTGGCCAAGGCCAGGAAGCTGGCCCGTCACTTCGAGAGCGGGCGGCGGCTGCGCGCGGCCGGGCTCGAGGTTCTCGGCGACGCCGACTTCCTGGCCAGCCGTCACCTCGTCATCAACTGCACGCCGGTCGGCCTGCACGGCGGCTCGTTTCTGCCGTACCGCCCCGAGAAGACGAGCGCCGGCTGCGTGCATTTCGACCTGGCCTACGGCGGCACGCTGACGCCGTTCCTGCGCCTCGCTCACCAAGCCCGACGGCCGGTCATCGATGGGCGCCACATGCTCGTCCACCAGGGCGCGATCGCATTTCGCCGCTTCACCGGAAGGACCGCCCCCGTCGGTGTCATGCTGGCGGCCGTCGGCGTTCCGCCGCTCGTATGA